In Thioalkalivibrio paradoxus ARh 1, the following are encoded in one genomic region:
- the egtC gene encoding ergothioneine biosynthesis protein EgtC, translated as MCRHLAYVGPEVPLQDLLLRPPHSLLRQATEPGELRYARINADGFGFGWYGEDDIAVVYRRAEPIWQDPNLRDLARNLYADLWVAAVRSASPGFGADVVNAQPFASGDLLFSHNGLIEGFRPSVRRQIQELLDPDVEAEILGTTDSEYLFALIRQLLLDDDNLSLEGALMEAFSSVQPAGKALFNVILTDGERLVASRHAVNDPSPSLYYTLDDESFPEGAVVIASEPLTDPERWHSIPENHLLVVVPDDPPELFAL; from the coding sequence ATGTGCCGCCATCTCGCCTATGTTGGCCCGGAGGTTCCGCTGCAGGATCTGCTGTTGCGACCGCCGCACAGCCTGCTCCGCCAAGCCACGGAACCCGGGGAACTGCGCTATGCCCGCATCAATGCAGACGGCTTCGGGTTCGGGTGGTACGGCGAGGATGACATCGCGGTCGTCTACCGCCGCGCGGAGCCGATCTGGCAGGATCCCAACCTGCGTGACCTGGCGCGCAACCTGTACGCAGACCTGTGGGTCGCAGCGGTCCGCAGTGCGTCACCGGGCTTCGGGGCAGACGTGGTCAACGCCCAGCCTTTCGCCAGCGGCGATCTGTTGTTCAGCCACAACGGCCTGATCGAGGGTTTCCGCCCCTCGGTGCGCCGCCAGATCCAGGAGTTGCTCGATCCGGATGTCGAGGCCGAGATCCTCGGCACCACCGACTCCGAATACCTGTTCGCGCTGATCCGCCAGTTGCTGCTGGACGACGACAACCTGAGCCTGGAAGGAGCCCTGATGGAAGCTTTCTCGAGCGTGCAGCCCGCCGGTAAGGCACTGTTCAACGTGATCCTGACCGACGGAGAACGGCTGGTGGCGAGCCGCCACGCGGTGAACGATCCGAGCCCCAGCCTCTACTACACGCTGGACGACGAATCCTTCCCCGAGGGCGCGGTGGTGATCGCCTCCGAACCGCTGACCGACCCGGAACGCTGGCACAGCATTCCGGAAAATCATTTGTTGGTAGTGGTCCCCGATGACCCCCCGGAACTGTTTGCGCTCTGA
- a CDS encoding SIMPL domain-containing protein (The SIMPL domain is named for its presence in mouse protein SIMPL (signalling molecule that associates with mouse pelle-like kinase). Bacterial member BP26, from Brucella, was shown to assemble into a channel-like structure, while YggE from E. coli has been associated with resistance to oxidative stress.) has protein sequence MSRILLPLTLLATLLALPLTAPADDGSTLLNVTAQAQGDFDNDRMTVQLRVERRAAEVSDAVAEVNRRMRAALDRLEREPEIDTRTLRYSTSPIYDRDRSRTEPVAWQVEQVLELKGGDFERIAGLAGELQQHGLTIAQIHFSLSPEKRAQHHRELLLEAIGRWQRIAQDMGAAIGASHIVPKALTLHDDGLPGPRPMLAMRAQDTVEATPALEAGQSTLQVTVSGEARAYGAATLRTLERR, from the coding sequence ATGTCCCGAATTCTGCTGCCCCTCACCCTGCTCGCCACCCTGCTGGCCTTGCCGCTGACCGCGCCGGCCGACGACGGTTCGACACTGCTGAACGTCACCGCCCAGGCCCAGGGAGACTTCGACAACGACCGAATGACCGTACAGTTGCGCGTGGAACGCCGTGCCGCCGAGGTGAGCGATGCGGTGGCCGAGGTCAACCGCAGGATGCGCGCCGCGCTCGACCGTCTCGAGCGTGAACCCGAAATCGATACGCGCACGCTGCGCTACTCGACCAGTCCGATCTATGATCGCGACCGCAGCCGCACCGAACCCGTAGCCTGGCAGGTCGAACAGGTGCTCGAACTCAAGGGCGGGGATTTCGAACGGATCGCCGGTCTCGCCGGGGAACTGCAGCAGCACGGATTGACCATCGCCCAGATCCATTTCTCGCTGAGCCCGGAGAAGCGCGCGCAGCATCACCGCGAGCTGCTGCTCGAGGCAATCGGCCGCTGGCAGCGCATCGCCCAGGACATGGGGGCCGCGATCGGGGCCTCGCATATCGTGCCCAAGGCACTGACCCTGCACGACGACGGCCTGCCAGGCCCCCGGCCGATGCTCGCGATGCGGGCGCAAGACACGGTCGAAGCCACCCCCGCGCTGGAGGCTGGACAGTCGACGCTGCAGGTCACCGTATCCGGCGAAGCACGCGCATACGGCGCCGCAACGCTGCGCACCCTGGAACGGCGTTGA
- a CDS encoding SixA phosphatase family protein translates to MKTRLEPGERLLILIRHAQAGDPERFLHDTGRPDRERPLTAVGVERNREAARGLGRLLKQVDHVWTSPYLRARQTAEGVAEVFGRPVEALEELGPPWRRDRLSAWVEPRLRVGESAVLVGHEPDLSGLIGHWLCATGAAPVPMEKGSACALRCRGAITPGSMELLWKLPQYALRKL, encoded by the coding sequence ATGAAGACACGGCTGGAACCGGGAGAGCGGTTACTGATCCTGATCCGGCATGCCCAGGCGGGCGACCCGGAGCGCTTTCTGCATGACACGGGTCGTCCGGACCGCGAGCGACCGCTGACCGCCGTCGGTGTCGAGCGCAACCGCGAGGCGGCCCGCGGCCTGGGCCGCCTGCTGAAGCAGGTGGATCACGTCTGGACCAGCCCGTACCTGCGAGCGCGGCAAACCGCGGAGGGGGTGGCGGAGGTCTTCGGCCGCCCGGTGGAGGCGCTCGAGGAGCTGGGTCCGCCCTGGCGCCGCGATCGCCTTTCCGCCTGGGTCGAGCCGCGGCTGCGGGTCGGGGAGAGCGCAGTGCTGGTCGGGCACGAGCCCGACCTGTCCGGGCTGATCGGGCACTGGCTCTGTGCCACCGGCGCGGCACCGGTGCCGATGGAGAAGGGCTCGGCCTGTGCATTGCGCTGCCGGGGGGCGATCACGCCGGGTTCGATGGAATTGCTCTGGAAACTTCCGCAGTACGCGCTGCGCAAGCTCTAA